Proteins encoded by one window of Drosophila melanogaster chromosome X:
- the ksh gene encoding kish: MSALFNFHSLLSVILLLICTCAYLRSLFPSLIDRNKTGFMGTFWKLARIGERKSPWVGAACLIMAFTVLFWS, translated from the exons ATG AGCGCCCTGTTCAACTTCCACAGCCTGCTGTCGGTCATCCTGCTGCTGATCTGCACCTGTGCCTACCTGCGCTCGCTCTTCCCCAGCTTGATAGACCGCAACAAGACCGG ATTCATGGGCACCTTCTGGAAGCTGGCAAGGATTGGGGAGCGCAAGTCGCCGTGGGTAGGAGCCGCCTGCCTGATCATGGCCTTCACCGTTCTCTTTTGGAGCTGA